The following are from one region of the Cellulomonas sp. WB94 genome:
- a CDS encoding VOC family protein, translating into MSRVVHFEIQADDVERAKSFYAAVFDWSFEDYGQMAGSAYWGITTGPEDEPGINGGLLQRPAPAPGAGQGTNAFVCTMGVGDYDETERRILAAGGQVAMPKMALTGMAWQGYYLDTEGNTFGIHQPDTSAA; encoded by the coding sequence ATGTCCCGTGTCGTGCACTTCGAGATCCAGGCCGACGACGTGGAGCGCGCCAAGTCGTTCTACGCGGCGGTGTTCGACTGGTCGTTCGAGGACTACGGCCAGATGGCCGGCTCGGCCTACTGGGGCATCACGACTGGCCCGGAGGACGAGCCCGGCATCAACGGCGGACTGCTCCAGCGGCCCGCGCCCGCACCGGGAGCGGGCCAGGGCACCAACGCGTTCGTCTGCACGATGGGCGTCGGCGACTACGACGAGACGGAGCGGCGCATCCTCGCGGCGGGCGGCCAGGTCGCGATGCCGAAGATGGCGCTGACCGGCATGGCGTGGCAGGGCTACTACCTCGACACCGAGGGCAACACGTTCGGCATCCACCAGCCCGACACCTCGGCGGCATAG
- a CDS encoding SulP family inorganic anion transporter, whose amino-acid sequence MDRGRVERLVPAVGVARSYERSWLRPDVTAGAALVALVIPAGMAYAEAAGLPPVTGLYTTIVPLVAYAVFGPSRVLILGPDSSLAPMIAATILPLAVARSERAVALAGLLALMMGLILIVGRALGRWADVVALVGPAAGIALIAFADTSVLSRSLGTRHGYDVDGDQEMGALGVANAASGLLGGFPVSGSASRTPVAVQAGARTQLVGVVAAGLLVVFMLVAPGLTAYLPSSTLAAVVIVSAASLVDIRTLVRLARMSRTETALLVAAFLGVAFIGVLQGVVVAIGLSLLAFVRQAWDPYRTELVSLDGVPGYHDLSRHPDGERVPGLVIARFDAPLFFANGAVFETFVRGLVEGAPGPVRCVVVAAEALTGIDTTALDDLVELDDHLDRLGISLVFAEMKGPIKDRLVRFGVGSRFGPEHFFPTVNSAVKAYRKTYDL is encoded by the coding sequence ATGGACCGCGGACGGGTCGAGCGCCTGGTCCCCGCCGTGGGTGTGGCCAGGAGCTACGAACGCTCGTGGCTCCGGCCGGACGTGACCGCGGGCGCCGCTCTCGTCGCCCTCGTGATCCCGGCGGGGATGGCGTACGCCGAGGCGGCCGGGCTCCCGCCCGTCACGGGTCTCTACACCACGATCGTGCCGCTGGTCGCCTACGCCGTCTTCGGTCCGTCGCGGGTCCTGATCCTGGGACCCGACTCCTCGCTCGCACCGATGATCGCGGCGACCATCCTTCCGCTCGCTGTCGCACGTTCCGAGCGCGCGGTCGCGCTCGCCGGGCTGCTCGCGCTGATGATGGGTCTCATCCTGATCGTCGGCCGGGCGCTCGGGCGCTGGGCCGATGTCGTGGCCCTGGTCGGGCCGGCCGCCGGCATCGCCCTGATCGCCTTCGCCGACACGAGCGTGCTGTCCCGAAGCCTCGGCACGCGACACGGCTACGACGTCGACGGCGACCAGGAGATGGGCGCCCTGGGTGTCGCCAACGCCGCCAGCGGGCTGCTCGGCGGTTTCCCCGTGTCCGGGAGCGCCTCGCGAACGCCCGTCGCCGTCCAGGCAGGGGCTCGCACGCAGCTCGTCGGGGTGGTCGCCGCGGGCCTCCTGGTCGTCTTCATGCTCGTGGCGCCCGGTCTCACCGCGTACCTGCCGTCCAGCACGCTCGCCGCGGTCGTCATCGTCTCCGCCGCATCGCTCGTGGACATCAGGACCCTCGTCCGGCTCGCGCGCATGAGCCGCACCGAGACCGCACTCCTCGTCGCAGCCTTCCTCGGGGTCGCCTTCATCGGCGTGCTGCAGGGCGTCGTCGTGGCGATCGGGCTGTCGTTGCTGGCGTTCGTCCGCCAGGCGTGGGATCCGTACCGCACCGAGCTCGTGAGCCTCGACGGCGTGCCCGGGTACCACGACCTGAGCAGGCATCCCGACGGGGAACGTGTTCCGGGCCTCGTGATCGCCCGGTTCGACGCCCCGCTGTTCTTCGCCAACGGGGCAGTCTTCGAAACGTTCGTCCGTGGTCTGGTCGAGGGCGCGCCCGGACCCGTCCGGTGCGTGGTCGTTGCGGCCGAGGCCCTCACCGGGATCGACACGACGGCGCTCGACGACCTCGTCGAGCTGGACGACCATCTCGACCGGCTGGGCATCAGCCTGGTGTTCGCCGAGATGAAGGGCCCGATCAAGGATCGCCTGGTCAGGTTCGGCGTCGGCAGCAGGTTCGGACCCGAGCACTTCTTCCCGACCGTGAACAGCGCCGTCAAGGCGTATCGCAAGACGTACGACCTCTGA
- a CDS encoding SDR family oxidoreductase, translating into MSVVVTGATGHLGRLVVENLLDRGVPADQVVAVGRRAETLADLAGRGVQVRRADFGDRASLDEALRGAESVLLVSGSEVGRRVAQHAQVIDAAQAAGVRHLAYTSAPHADTTSLILAPEHKATEELIRASGLPFTFLRNSWYTENYLGDLEQARSTGEVLSSVGEGRVASASRADYAAAAAAVLTGTGHDGAVYELSGDTAWDFAELAAAISQVIGRDVVYRSVTPAERLAGLLAAGLDEGTAQFVVALEGNTRDGLLAETTGDLARLIGRPTTPLVDGLRAAL; encoded by the coding sequence GTGTCTGTCGTCGTCACCGGAGCCACCGGCCACCTGGGTCGTCTTGTCGTCGAGAACCTGCTGGACCGGGGAGTGCCCGCGGACCAGGTCGTGGCGGTCGGCCGCCGTGCAGAGACTTTGGCTGACCTGGCCGGACGCGGTGTGCAGGTGCGCCGCGCCGACTTCGGAGACCGCGCGTCGCTCGACGAGGCGTTGCGCGGTGCCGAGTCCGTCCTGCTCGTCTCGGGGAGCGAGGTCGGCCGGCGCGTGGCGCAGCACGCTCAGGTGATCGATGCCGCCCAGGCCGCCGGCGTCAGGCACCTGGCGTACACGAGCGCCCCGCACGCCGACACCACGTCGCTCATCCTCGCGCCGGAGCACAAGGCCACCGAGGAGCTGATCCGCGCCTCGGGCCTGCCCTTCACGTTCCTGCGCAACAGCTGGTACACCGAGAACTACCTCGGTGACCTCGAGCAGGCGCGCAGCACCGGAGAGGTCCTCTCGAGCGTCGGCGAGGGGCGGGTCGCGAGCGCGTCGCGGGCCGACTATGCCGCCGCCGCGGCCGCGGTGCTGACCGGGACGGGCCACGACGGCGCCGTCTACGAGCTGTCAGGTGACACGGCGTGGGACTTCGCCGAGCTGGCCGCCGCGATCTCCCAGGTCATCGGCCGTGACGTCGTCTACCGCTCGGTCACGCCCGCCGAGCGGCTCGCAGGGCTGCTCGCCGCGGGCCTGGACGAGGGGACCGCGCAGTTCGTGGTCGCGCTCGAGGGCAACACGAGGGACGGTCTGCTGGCAGAGACGACTGGTGACCTCGCCCGGCTGATCGGCAGGCCCACGACGCCGCTCGTCGACGGGCTGCGCGCCGCCCTCTGA
- a CDS encoding metalloregulator ArsR/SmtB family transcription factor, with the protein MGSAAAVQVAEMLKALAEPLRLRMLSFITTSSTGEACVCDIAGVADVSQPTVSHHLKVLKDVGIVTSERRGTWVYYRVAPEVREAVSTLLQSFAPSALDAHHPEQTPLTGLRDVDAALTRVSDDLAARFPDLAADVVLRTVRESYAALVRNAGLRAHLVPTTQRFAEQRLTDIVRAGADRSAGVPQVLFVCVANAGRSQLAAALLRHHAGDAVVARSAGSAPAGAVHATVRGLLDELGVDVDADEAFPKPLTDDAVRAADVVITMGCGDTCPVLPGKRYEDWVVGDPALASPDGVAAIRDDIDRRVRALLADLVPAAHPTTPHSPPTHPRSPL; encoded by the coding sequence ATGGGCAGTGCCGCGGCCGTGCAGGTCGCCGAGATGCTCAAGGCCCTGGCCGAGCCGCTGCGCCTGCGGATGCTGTCGTTCATCACCACGAGCTCGACGGGTGAGGCGTGCGTCTGCGACATCGCCGGCGTGGCCGACGTGTCCCAGCCGACCGTGTCCCACCACCTCAAGGTCCTCAAGGACGTCGGCATCGTGACGTCCGAGCGGCGCGGCACGTGGGTGTACTACCGGGTCGCTCCCGAGGTCCGCGAGGCCGTCTCGACGCTGCTGCAGTCGTTCGCCCCGAGCGCGCTCGACGCGCACCATCCCGAGCAGACCCCCCTGACGGGACTGCGCGACGTCGATGCGGCCTTGACGCGCGTCAGCGACGACCTGGCCGCGAGGTTCCCCGACCTCGCCGCCGACGTCGTCCTGCGCACCGTCCGCGAGTCCTACGCGGCCCTGGTGCGCAACGCAGGACTGCGCGCCCACCTCGTCCCGACGACGCAGCGGTTCGCTGAGCAGCGACTGACGGACATCGTCCGCGCCGGCGCCGACCGGTCGGCCGGGGTCCCGCAGGTGCTGTTCGTGTGCGTCGCCAACGCCGGTCGCTCGCAGCTGGCCGCGGCGCTGCTGCGCCACCACGCCGGGGACGCGGTCGTCGCACGCTCGGCCGGCTCGGCGCCCGCCGGTGCCGTGCACGCGACGGTCCGGGGCCTCCTCGACGAGCTCGGGGTCGACGTCGACGCAGACGAAGCCTTCCCGAAGCCGCTCACCGATGACGCCGTGCGCGCTGCCGACGTCGTCATCACGATGGGCTGCGGCGACACGTGCCCCGTCCTGCCGGGCAAGCGGTACGAGGACTGGGTCGTCGGCGACCCTGCCTTGGCATCGCCCGACGGGGTGGCCGCCATCCGCGACGACATCGACCGACGGGTCCGCGCGCTGCTCGCCGACCTCGTCCCGGCTGCCCACCCCACGACCCCCCACAGCCCGCCCACCCACCCGAGGAGCCCCCTGTGA
- the arsB gene encoding ACR3 family arsenite efflux transporter yields MPQVTTAAPQLDQRRLSTLDRWLPVWIGLAMVGGLAIGRTVPALAGVLGAMEVGGISVPIGLGLLVMMYPVLAKVRYDRIAAVTGDKRLLVSSLLLNWVVGPALMFVLAWVFLPDLPEYRTGLILVGLARCIAMVVIWNDLACGDREAAAVLVAINSLFQVVAFSLLGWFYLTVLPGWLGLDLQGLDVSVGQIALNVLVFLGVPLAAGFASRRVGERARGRAWYETTFIPRIGPWALYGLLFTIVLLFALQGDAVTRRPLDVVRIALPLLVYFAVMWSVGLAAGRSLGLGYARSTTLAFTAAGNNFELAIAVAIGTFGAGSGQALAGVVGPLIEVPVLVGLVYVSLYGARRWFADGPSRVPGPREEVSA; encoded by the coding sequence GTGCCCCAGGTCACCACCGCAGCCCCGCAGCTCGATCAGCGTCGGCTGTCGACGCTCGACCGCTGGCTGCCCGTCTGGATCGGCCTGGCGATGGTCGGGGGTCTGGCGATCGGGCGGACGGTGCCCGCGCTCGCGGGCGTGCTCGGCGCGATGGAGGTCGGCGGGATCTCCGTGCCGATCGGCCTGGGTCTGCTCGTCATGATGTACCCGGTGCTGGCCAAGGTCCGCTACGACCGGATCGCTGCAGTCACGGGCGACAAGCGCCTGCTCGTCAGCTCCCTGCTGCTGAACTGGGTCGTCGGTCCGGCACTCATGTTCGTGCTCGCCTGGGTGTTCCTGCCCGACCTCCCCGAGTACCGCACCGGGCTGATCCTCGTGGGGCTGGCGCGGTGCATCGCGATGGTCGTCATCTGGAACGACCTGGCGTGCGGTGACCGAGAGGCCGCGGCGGTGCTCGTCGCGATCAACTCGCTCTTCCAGGTCGTGGCGTTCTCCCTGCTCGGCTGGTTCTACCTGACCGTGCTGCCGGGGTGGCTGGGTCTGGACCTGCAGGGCCTCGACGTGTCGGTCGGCCAGATCGCGCTCAACGTCCTCGTCTTCCTCGGCGTCCCCCTGGCGGCCGGGTTCGCCTCGCGTCGGGTCGGCGAGCGCGCGAGGGGACGGGCGTGGTACGAGACCACGTTCATCCCGCGGATCGGCCCCTGGGCGCTGTACGGGCTGCTGTTCACGATCGTGCTGCTCTTCGCACTGCAGGGCGACGCGGTGACCCGTCGTCCCCTCGACGTCGTCCGGATCGCGCTGCCGCTCCTCGTCTACTTCGCCGTCATGTGGAGCGTCGGTCTTGCCGCGGGCAGGTCCCTGGGTCTGGGCTACGCGCGCTCCACGACCCTTGCGTTCACGGCGGCCGGCAACAACTTCGAGCTCGCGATCGCCGTCGCGATCGGGACGTTCGGTGCGGGATCCGGCCAGGCCCTGGCCGGGGTCGTCGGACCGCTGATCGAGGTGCCGGTGCTCGTCGGCCTCGTCTACGTGTCCCTGTACGGTGCGCGCCGCTGGTTCGCCGACGGTCCGTCACGCGTCCCTGGCCCCCGCGAGGAGGTCTCCGCATGA
- a CDS encoding GNAT family N-acetyltransferase produces MTGAPEVTVVPLTAEHWPAVRDIYAAGIATGHATFESEPSTWEQFDAAKLPAHRAVALDADGSVLGWVAATAVSDRCVYAGVVEHSVYVHPDARGRGVGRTLLEALIASTEAAGVWTIQSGVFTENAASLALHAAAGFRVVGTRERLGRMAYGPLEGQWRDVVLLERRSRG; encoded by the coding sequence GTGACGGGCGCACCCGAGGTGACGGTGGTTCCGCTGACGGCCGAGCACTGGCCGGCGGTCCGTGACATCTATGCCGCGGGGATCGCGACCGGGCACGCCACCTTCGAGTCCGAGCCGTCCACCTGGGAGCAGTTCGATGCGGCCAAGCTGCCTGCCCACCGGGCCGTGGCCCTCGACGCGGACGGCTCGGTGCTCGGCTGGGTGGCGGCCACCGCCGTCTCCGACCGGTGCGTCTACGCGGGCGTCGTCGAGCACTCCGTCTACGTCCACCCCGACGCGCGCGGCCGGGGCGTCGGACGGACGCTGCTCGAGGCCCTCATCGCCTCGACCGAGGCCGCCGGGGTCTGGACGATCCAGTCCGGGGTGTTCACCGAGAACGCGGCCAGCCTCGCGCTGCACGCGGCTGCGGGGTTCCGCGTCGTCGGCACCCGCGAGCGTCTCGGTCGGATGGCGTACGGGCCGCTCGAGGGTCAGTGGCGCGACGTGGTCCTGCTCGAGCGGCGCAGCCGCGGCTGA
- a CDS encoding sensor domain-containing diguanylate cyclase, with the protein MEMFEGSKESVDSLTPADASAFDDLYSRNLLNAAEEVIYFKDLESRFVRVSLGCAQLHRRTQDEMIGLTDFDLFDVSHARAAFADEQEIIRTGEAVVNKEERERWSGRPDTWVASSKFPFRDPDGTITGTFGISRDVTRRVLAEQESARLALATQATNRRLKEVEAQLRSVLDGSTDTIARYDLALRYRYINPAGERLRGLRLDQLRRRTDREIGMQEHALALWEPALRRVIATGRPEQVEFWLTDESSEGQRWHHTTLAADREPGGAVVGVLASTRDITELKLAEQALAHQAMHDHLTGLANRHLLMKTIEQALERLHRAPRQHVLFFVDVDNFKSINDTYGHDRGDKVLVQLADRLTGLARRDDTVARLGGDEFVVLCEGVSNLAHVRDIGDRFVAALSEPYRDGTTTIEVSASVGAAMTDDPASSPSDLLSRADGAMYLAKTNGRNQFHLRDG; encoded by the coding sequence ATGGAGATGTTCGAAGGCTCGAAGGAGAGCGTCGACAGCCTCACGCCCGCAGACGCTTCCGCGTTCGACGACCTGTACAGCCGCAACCTCCTGAATGCCGCTGAGGAGGTCATCTACTTCAAGGACCTCGAGAGCCGGTTCGTTCGCGTCAGCCTCGGCTGCGCCCAGCTCCATCGCCGCACGCAGGACGAGATGATCGGGCTCACGGACTTCGACCTCTTCGACGTCTCCCACGCGCGCGCGGCCTTCGCGGACGAGCAGGAGATCATCCGGACGGGCGAGGCGGTCGTCAACAAGGAGGAGCGGGAGCGGTGGAGCGGGCGGCCCGACACGTGGGTCGCCAGCAGCAAGTTCCCGTTCCGTGACCCCGACGGCACGATCACCGGGACGTTCGGGATCTCCCGCGACGTGACCCGCCGCGTCCTCGCGGAGCAGGAGAGCGCCCGGCTGGCGCTGGCCACGCAGGCGACCAACAGGCGGCTCAAGGAGGTCGAGGCGCAGCTCCGTTCAGTCCTCGACGGGTCGACGGACACGATCGCGCGCTACGACCTGGCGCTGCGGTACCGGTACATCAACCCGGCCGGTGAGCGGTTGCGCGGCCTGCGGCTCGACCAGCTGCGCCGTCGCACCGACCGCGAGATCGGCATGCAGGAGCACGCGCTCGCCCTGTGGGAGCCGGCTCTGCGGCGCGTCATCGCGACCGGGCGGCCGGAGCAGGTGGAGTTCTGGCTCACGGACGAGAGCAGCGAGGGCCAGCGGTGGCACCACACCACCCTCGCCGCCGACCGGGAGCCCGGAGGCGCCGTCGTGGGTGTGCTCGCGTCGACCCGCGACATCACCGAGCTCAAGCTCGCCGAGCAAGCCCTCGCCCACCAGGCCATGCACGACCACCTCACCGGCCTGGCGAACCGGCACCTGCTCATGAAGACGATCGAGCAGGCCCTCGAACGACTCCACCGCGCCCCACGCCAGCACGTGCTCTTCTTCGTCGACGTGGACAACTTCAAGTCGATCAACGACACCTACGGCCACGACCGGGGCGACAAGGTGCTCGTCCAGCTCGCCGATCGCCTGACCGGCCTCGCCCGCCGCGACGACACGGTGGCGCGGCTCGGTGGCGACGAGTTCGTCGTCCTCTGCGAGGGCGTGTCGAACCTCGCCCATGTCCGCGACATCGGCGACCGCTTCGTCGCAGCGCTCTCTGAGCCCTACCGCGACGGGACGACGACGATCGAGGTGTCGGCGAGCGTCGGCGCCGCCATGACGGACGACCCGGCGTCGAGCCCTTCGGACCTGCTCAGCCGGGCCGACGGAGCGATGTACCTCGCGAAGACGAACGGCCGGAACCAGTTCCACCTCAGGGACGGCTGA
- a CDS encoding GGDEF domain-containing protein encodes MGSAPVQVSTCRALASLSEFGPFDLLSDIAHRYYVDGFSEQAISACERWLPLTVAAGDVITTRYLLYIEAIALEDRGLNDEAISVARALLTNLGDDLEPMWRAKALSVVAESSTRLGRHGDAIAALAEADWLLQAIPTDTYGHLSASMAVALALRSLSLLEQADAALSHIRGGQDAAADIYVMQELALLSTYWGAALLLIGYDREAAGHFVVGASRARAMVRLAAAEGDSQMVARGEVIEAYTAMHLGELALAAARVRAAAQQFVARPELVETLLMQLVLAQEATTAGSFTDAQERLTSLISHTEIASREVWSATARASLAEVFEAQLGPHPGLDEWRTVARNALIRVWSERETRFAALRDHDHLRELAAETDRVGQAAMQDPLTGLGNRRVLDDFVDQTPGRAWAVFVDVDDFKHINDTYSHAAGDRVLIALADILRAQSRDADLLVRYGGDEFLILPAGGEDAAVAVAHRVHEAVAAGPWSSIADGLGVTVSIGVGQAVDSSPDPLTAADVALLSAKRNGRNRIVIAR; translated from the coding sequence ATGGGCAGCGCACCGGTCCAGGTGAGCACCTGCCGCGCGCTCGCCAGCCTCTCGGAGTTCGGCCCGTTCGACCTCTTGTCGGACATCGCCCACCGGTACTACGTCGACGGATTCTCGGAGCAGGCGATCTCGGCGTGCGAACGGTGGCTGCCGTTGACGGTGGCGGCCGGCGACGTGATCACGACTCGATACCTCCTCTACATCGAAGCCATCGCGCTCGAGGATCGCGGGCTCAACGACGAGGCGATCTCCGTGGCCCGGGCTCTCCTCACCAACCTCGGTGACGACCTGGAGCCGATGTGGCGGGCCAAGGCCTTGTCGGTCGTCGCCGAGTCGAGCACCAGGCTGGGCCGGCACGGTGATGCGATCGCCGCCCTCGCTGAGGCCGACTGGCTGCTGCAAGCGATCCCGACGGACACCTACGGGCATCTCTCCGCGAGCATGGCGGTCGCGCTCGCCCTGCGGTCGCTCAGCCTCCTGGAGCAGGCGGATGCGGCGCTCTCACACATCCGAGGCGGCCAGGACGCCGCGGCCGACATCTACGTGATGCAGGAGCTGGCACTGCTGAGCACCTACTGGGGTGCCGCACTCCTGCTGATCGGCTACGACCGCGAGGCCGCCGGGCACTTCGTGGTCGGCGCGTCCCGGGCGCGTGCGATGGTGCGGCTCGCCGCCGCTGAGGGCGACAGTCAGATGGTCGCGCGCGGCGAGGTGATCGAGGCCTACACGGCCATGCACCTCGGAGAGCTCGCGTTGGCTGCCGCCCGCGTGCGAGCCGCGGCCCAGCAGTTCGTGGCCCGTCCGGAGCTCGTGGAGACGCTCCTCATGCAGCTGGTGCTCGCCCAGGAGGCCACCACGGCCGGGAGCTTCACCGACGCGCAGGAGCGCCTGACGTCGCTGATCTCCCACACCGAGATCGCCTCACGCGAGGTGTGGTCCGCCACGGCGCGGGCTTCGCTCGCCGAGGTGTTCGAGGCTCAGCTCGGCCCGCACCCGGGCCTGGACGAGTGGCGGACCGTCGCACGCAACGCGCTCATCCGGGTGTGGTCGGAACGTGAGACGCGGTTCGCCGCCCTGCGCGACCACGACCACCTGCGTGAGCTCGCCGCCGAGACCGACCGTGTCGGCCAGGCCGCGATGCAGGACCCACTGACCGGGTTGGGCAACCGTCGCGTCCTCGACGACTTCGTCGACCAGACCCCCGGGCGCGCCTGGGCCGTGTTCGTCGACGTCGACGACTTCAAGCACATCAACGACACCTACTCCCATGCCGCCGGCGATCGCGTGCTCATCGCCCTCGCCGACATCCTGCGAGCGCAGTCCCGCGACGCCGACCTCCTCGTCCGCTATGGCGGAGACGAGTTCCTCATCCTTCCCGCGGGCGGGGAGGATGCCGCCGTCGCGGTCGCGCACCGCGTGCACGAGGCGGTCGCCGCAGGGCCCTGGAGCTCTATCGCCGACGGGCTGGGCGTCACCGTCTCGATCGGCGTGGGCCAGGCCGTCGACTCCTCACCCGACCCGCTCACGGCCGCCGACGTCGCGCTCCTGTCCGCGAAGCGCAACGGCCGCAACCGCATCGTCATCGCCCGGTGA
- a CDS encoding glutamine amidotransferase, translating into MKPFLLLATRPEDDVADAEYEAFVRFGGLADGELRRVRLEAAPLPDLDLDDWSGIVVGGSPFTSSDPDPDKTPVQRRVEAELDALVAEVVRRDVPFLGACYGVGTLSRYQGGVVDGTYAEPVGPVDVNLTPEGLSDPLLEGVPPTFTAFVGHKEACRTLPPGTTLLASSAACPVQMFRVRTNVYATQFHPELDLPGILHRVAAYRYAGYFAPDELDDVVARLGTVPVEQPHQILANFVRRYAR; encoded by the coding sequence GTGAAGCCGTTCCTGCTGCTCGCCACGCGCCCGGAGGACGACGTCGCGGACGCCGAGTACGAAGCGTTCGTCCGGTTCGGCGGGCTCGCGGACGGCGAGCTGAGGCGGGTGCGGTTGGAGGCGGCCCCGCTGCCCGACCTCGACCTGGACGACTGGTCCGGGATCGTCGTGGGCGGCAGCCCGTTCACCTCGAGCGACCCCGACCCGGACAAGACCCCCGTGCAGCGACGGGTCGAGGCGGAGCTCGACGCCCTCGTCGCGGAGGTCGTGCGGCGTGATGTGCCGTTCCTGGGCGCCTGCTACGGCGTCGGGACGCTCAGCCGCTACCAGGGCGGCGTCGTCGACGGCACCTACGCCGAGCCCGTCGGCCCGGTCGACGTGAACCTCACCCCGGAGGGCCTCTCCGATCCACTCCTCGAGGGCGTCCCACCGACGTTCACCGCATTCGTGGGGCACAAGGAGGCGTGCCGCACCCTGCCGCCGGGGACGACGCTGCTCGCGTCCTCGGCGGCGTGCCCGGTCCAGATGTTCCGCGTGCGCACCAACGTCTACGCCACGCAGTTCCACCCCGAGCTCGACCTGCCCGGGATCCTTCACCGCGTCGCCGCCTACCGCTACGCCGGCTACTTCGCCCCCGACGAGCTCGACGACGTCGTCGCACGGCTCGGCACCGTTCCCGTCGAGCAGCCGCACCAGATCCTCGCGAACTTCGTGCGCCGGTACGCGCGCTGA
- a CDS encoding methyltransferase domain-containing protein produces the protein MSFDVAAESYDRFMGRFSRPLAPVLADFADVRPGQRALDVGCGPGALTGELVRRLGAGAVAAVDPSAPFVAALAERFPGVQVASAVAEHLPHPDASFDRTLAQLVVHFMNDPVAGVREMARVTRPGGVVAACVWDEASDAGPLQAFYRGFAEVVPDVDTERGLVGVREGDLEAVYEAAGLTGTVAQALHVTVPFASFDEWWEPFTLGAGPAGAQLAALDPGRREDVRARCRAILPAGPFVVDAIAWAVRAVVEIP, from the coding sequence ATGAGCTTCGACGTCGCTGCCGAGTCCTACGACCGGTTCATGGGCCGGTTCTCCCGCCCGCTCGCCCCCGTGCTCGCCGACTTCGCCGACGTACGGCCGGGCCAGCGCGCCCTCGACGTGGGCTGCGGGCCCGGAGCGCTGACCGGCGAGCTCGTCAGGCGTCTGGGGGCCGGTGCGGTCGCCGCAGTGGATCCGTCAGCGCCCTTCGTCGCCGCACTCGCCGAGCGATTCCCGGGCGTGCAGGTCGCCTCGGCGGTGGCTGAGCACCTGCCGCACCCCGACGCCTCCTTCGACCGGACGCTCGCCCAGCTGGTCGTGCACTTCATGAACGACCCCGTCGCGGGCGTCCGGGAGATGGCACGGGTGACGCGGCCGGGCGGGGTCGTCGCGGCCTGCGTCTGGGATGAGGCGTCAGACGCCGGCCCCTTGCAGGCCTTCTACCGGGGGTTCGCCGAGGTCGTGCCCGACGTCGACACCGAGCGAGGCCTCGTCGGTGTCCGCGAAGGCGACCTGGAGGCCGTCTACGAGGCTGCAGGTCTCACGGGAACCGTGGCGCAGGCGTTGCATGTCACGGTGCCGTTCGCCTCGTTCGACGAGTGGTGGGAGCCGTTCACGCTCGGCGCCGGACCAGCCGGCGCCCAGCTGGCCGCCCTCGACCCTGGCCGGCGGGAGGACGTCCGCGCGCGGTGTCGCGCGATCCTGCCCGCGGGTCCGTTCGTGGTCGACGCGATCGCGTGGGCCGTGCGCGCGGTCGTCGAGATTCCTTGA
- a CDS encoding VOC family protein translates to MATRLNPYLTFRDTARQAMEFYQSVFGGELTVSTFAEFHASEDPAEQDKVMHSQLTTDNGLVLMGADTPNTMDYTVGSNYSVSLSGEDDAELRGYWDKLTVGATIGEPLTTAPWGDAFGMFTDKFGVSWLVNISGSQP, encoded by the coding sequence ATGGCGACACGTCTGAACCCCTACCTCACCTTCCGGGACACGGCGAGGCAGGCGATGGAGTTCTACCAGTCGGTGTTCGGCGGCGAGCTCACGGTCAGCACCTTCGCGGAGTTCCACGCGAGCGAGGACCCCGCCGAGCAGGACAAGGTCATGCACTCGCAGCTGACGACCGACAACGGTCTGGTGCTCATGGGCGCCGACACCCCGAACACCATGGACTACACCGTCGGCTCCAACTACTCGGTCTCGCTGAGCGGGGAGGACGACGCCGAGCTGCGCGGGTACTGGGACAAGCTCACCGTCGGCGCGACGATCGGCGAGCCGCTGACGACGGCACCCTGGGGCGACGCCTTCGGCATGTTCACCGACAAGTTCGGCGTGAGCTGGCTCGTCAACATCTCCGGTTCGCAGCCGTAG